CCGCCCGCGCGTTGTCTAGGTGAGTGGGGATGACGCGCAGCTCGACGTCGCGGTTACGCGAGGACTTGATGGCGAGGGCTACCGAGCGCGCGTCTTTGGGGTTGGCGAAGGCCGACCCGGCCAGCACGATGGTCGACGGCGTGGTCTCCTTGGCCAGCGCCACCGCGATGGACCCCAACGTGGTCTGGGAGTCGGTGTTGGCCACGTCGAGTCGAACCACACCCTCGGGCGTGAGGACCGCGGCACCGTTGGAGTCGTCGACGTAGAACAGCAGCACGGTGTTGGTCTTCTCCGGCGACTGGAGCTGCTGCTCGGCGCCTGCGATGGCGGTGATGACGCTCGTGATGGTCAAGGGGGCGCTGAAGCGGCTGCGCAGGTGGGAGCCGATGTCGATGCGTTCCCACCCGAGGTTAGAGGCGGTGACAAGGCCTTCGCGCGAGACGTGGCCGGAGGTGGCCATGCCGATGCTGGCCAGCGGCAGGTTGGTGGCCTGGGAGAGCGCCTGTACGTGCGGGGCGATCGCGCCGACGAAGTCCGAGGGGCTCATGTGGGCGGGGGAGACCTCGACGAACTGCTCGCGCAGCGCCTGCCCGCGGGTGTTGTACGCGCCGATGTAGGTGGACTTGGTGCCCACCGCGATGCCCACCTGGACCCACGGGGACTGATCGAGCTCGATGGGGATGGTGGGCCGGCCCGGGCCGGAAGGTGTCGAGAGGTCGGGGCGCTCGCGCACCAGTTTGGCGTCGATAAGCGCGGTAACGGCGCGGGTGACGGTGGGCTGCGACTTCCCGGAAAGCTCGACCAGGGTGGATCGGGTGACGGGCTGGCGGAGGCGCGTGATGTGCATGCACACGGCCGCTGGCGTGGTAGGTCGCGCGAAGGCGGGGGTGCTTGCGGCTGTGGCTGTCTTTTGCATACAAAACAGCATAGGGCATGTAGACTACATAGTCTAAACCGACACCTGAAAAAGTCGTCTATTCCATATTTCAATAGACCGTTCGGTTCAAACAAATAGTCTACGTGAATATAAGTTTTCAGGCAATTCTCATCGGGAAAGTGAATGGTGTGATTCTGGCTACAGTATGAACGAATGGGGCTGGACAAACGCACCGTAACGATCAAGTCGAACAGCGCCCCGGCACCCTTTATACTGTTCGCCATGAACGACACGCCTCCCGTGGAGGGGCTCAAGGCCCGCCCGATGACCGCCGCCGACCGCGAGATCCGAGCCTCGGCGCTCTTCCGTAACCTCAACCGGGTAGCCCCCACGGTCACGTGGGAGGAGATCGACGGGCCGCGATGGGCCTCCTACGTCGGCTTCGACGTCGCCCGCGGCGACACCGGGCTCGTCCTCGAGGCCGCAGGCCCAGGCGAGCAGCCCCTGCCGGTCGGGTCGATCTGGGCGGGTTTCCACAAGGGGCTGGGCTACGTCAGCGACGAGGTGCCGGAGGTTGTCCTCAACGTCGTGCCCGAGTGGCAGGGCCGTGGGCTCGGCGGCTGGCTCCTCGAGGAGGTTGCCAACCATGGCCGCGAAAACGGCTGGCACGGGCTGTCGCTCAGCGTGGAGAACGGGCACCCGGCACGCCGCCTCTACGGGCGCCACGACTTCGTCGCCCAGGATCAGAACGGCACGATGCTGCGCAAGCTCAGCCCTATCGTCCGCTCGGTGGCCGTGTACTGCGGATCGGCTGTGGGAGAGCGCCACGAATTCGCCGAAGCCGCCCGCGCGCTCGGCACCGCGCTGGCGCAGCAGGGAATTGCGCTGGTCTACGGTGGCGGTGACGTGGGGCTCATGGGGATCGTTGCCGACGCCTGCCTGGCCGCTGGCGGCGAGGTGGTCGGGGTCATGCCGCGCGACCTGGTCGACCTCGAGATCGCCCACAGCGGCCTGACTCAGCTGGAGGTCACCGGTTCGATGAGCGAGCGCAAGAAGCGCATGGAGGACCTCGCCGACGCCTACGTCGCCCTCCCCGGCGGCATGGGCACCCTCGAGGAGCTCTTCCAGGTGCTCGTGCGCCAGCAGCTCGGCCCCTACACTGGACCCGTTGCGCTCATGAACGTCGAGGGCTACTGGTCGCCGATGCTCAAGGCGCTGCGCTCGATGAGCGAGGAAGGATTCGTCCCCGAGCGCTACCTCGACGCGCTGGTCGTGGCGTCCACGCCGCAGGAGCTTTTCGACGGCTTCGCCTCGTGGTCCTATCCCGGCCTGAAATGGAAGCGCTAGCCGGAGTCTGCATCCTTCGTATGCACGATGTGCGCGGACAACGCGGTTGTATGCATTATGTGCATAGATGGTCACCGGCACCAACAGTGGCTACACTTGCCAGGCATGACTCAAGGAAGCACGTCCCCACGGACTCCCTCCCTCCTCGACGCCTCGTGCGAGTCCTACATCCTGGACCTCGCCGAGCTCTCGCCGACCCAGGCCACCGCCTGGGGAATCGCAGGTTATGACGGCGAGCTGCAGGACTACTCGCCCGAGTACTTCGACGCGGTCGCCGAGCGCACGCGCGAGATGATCGCCGACGTCGACGCGCTCAACGACGGCACCGACTGCTGCGACGACGATGATGACTTCGACGACGTCGACGTCGTCACAGCGAAGGTGCTTCGCGACCGGCTCTGCCTCGAACTGTCGATGCATCATCACGGCGAGGATATCCGCGAGCTCAACAATCTAGCCTCCCCGGTCCAAGACATCCGCGACACCTTCCTGCTCATGCCGCAGGACACCGATGAGGACCTCGATGCCATCGCCTCGCGGCTGTCGAAGGTGCCCGCGGCGCTCACCGGTTACCGGGAGTCGCTGCGGCTGGCGGCCTCGCTCGGCAAGGTTGCTGCCGAGCGCCAGGTGGATGCCGTGGTCAAGCAGTGCCGCGAGCTCGCCGAGCCAGGGAGCATGCTGGAGAAGCTTGGCCTCGACGCGGGCCATGCCGCGGTGACCCAGGCGAAGCAGGCCTTCGGCGAGATGAGCGAGTGGCTGGGGGACAACCTCGCCGCCCAGGCGCCGCGCACCGACGGGGTAGGCCGCGAGCGCTACCAGCGCTTTAGCCACCACTTCGTCGGAGTGTCGGTCGACCTCGACGAGGCCTACGCCTGGGGATTGGATCGCCTGCGCGAGATCGTCGGAAAGCAGGAAGCGATCGCCAGCGAGCTCTACGGGGCGGGCACGAGCGTGCGGGAGGCGATGACCCGGCTCAACGACGAGCCGCGATACACCATCCACGGCACTGCGGCGCTTCGCGAGTGGATGCAAGAAACCGCCGACCAGGTGATCGCGCAGCTCGACGGCACGCACTTCGACATCCCCGAGCCCGTACGCGACATCGAGGCCATGATCGACCCTGCGGGCACCGGCGGCATCTTCTACACCCCGCCGAGCGACGACTTCTCGCGCAAGGGGCGCATGTGGTGGTCGGTACCGAAGGGGCAGGAGACGTTCCACACGTGGCAGGAGCTTACGACCGTCTTCCACGAGGGCGTGCCCGGCCACCACCTCCAGTGCGGGCAGGCCATCACGGAGCGGGAGAACCTCAACCTGTGGCGTCGACAAGCGTGCTGGAACTCCGGGCACGGTGAAGGCTGGGCGCTCTACGCGGAGCAGCTCATGGCCGACATCGGGTTCAACGACGACCCCGGCACGCTCATGGGGCTGTACGACGCCCAACGGCTGCGCGCCGCGCGGGTCGTGCTCGACATCGGCGTGCACCTGGGCAAGAAGACCCCGGAGGGCTCGGGCTGCTGGGACGCAACCTACGCCAAATACTTCCTGCGGGAGAACACCGCGATGGACGAGGCCAACCTCGCCTTCGAGCTCGATCGCTACCTCGGCTGGCCTGGCCAGGCGCCGAGCTACGCGCTGGGGCAGAGGCTGTGGGAAGAACTCCGCGACGACGCGTTAGCCCAGGGCCTCGACCTCAAGCAGTTCCACGCCCGCGCCCTCAGCTACGGCTCGATCCCGCTGAGCATCCTGCGCGAACAGGTCCTCGCCTAGTTGTTTTCGCTTGTCGACGCCAAGGTGGGTGGCGCCCCGCCTTGGCGTCGGAAAGCGCGTGCCTAAAACGCCGCGACGGCGAGAAGCACGAGGGTAAGTAGCGGGAGCGCGCCCTGCTTGGCTGCCGCCTGACGCTTATCGGGTGAGGTGGCGAAGAGGACGGCCGCGGCTGCCAGCATGGAGCCGGTGCCGGCGGCGATGAGCGCGATGCCCGCCGCGTGCTGGGCGGCGAGAAGCGCGATGCCGGCGAAGGTGATGAGCGCTAGGAACAGGTTGTAGAATCCCTGATTGAACGCCATCTCCTTGGTGTTTTCGGCCTCCTGCTCGCTGGAGCCGAAGACCCCGCGCGCCTTGGTCGTCCACGCGAAGGACTCGAGGTAGAAGATGAACACGTGCAGTGCCGCTGCAAGCGCGGCGGTGATGGTGAAGGCTGCGGTCATGAGGGCTCCTTTGTAATCTAGATTGTGTGCAATATAATCTCTCACATGACCGATGAACTGCAACTCGAGAACCACGTGTGCTTCCAGCTCTATACTGGCTCGCGCCTCATGCAGCGGATGTACCGTCCCTACTTCGACGAGTGGGGAATCACCTACGCGCAGTACCTCGTGCTCGTGTGCCTGTGGAAGGAAGACGGGCAGACCATCGGGCAGCTTTCCGACCCGCTTGACCTCGACTCGGGTACGCTCTCGCCGCTGCTCAAGCGCATGGAGGTCCACGACCTGGTCACCCGCGAGCACGATCCGTCGGACTTCCGCAAGGTGCACTTCTCGCTGACGCGCAAGGGCAAGGCGCTGGAGGCGAAGGCCAAGGCGATGCGGGCGGAGATCCGCGACCAACTGGGGCTGGATGCCGATGACATCGCCGCGCTGCACCGGATCATGGCCAAGATCAACCCCTCGCTTACGCCCTCCGACGAGCCAGCAGCCTGAGCAAGGCAGGCACGTAGCCAGCCAACAGGAGGACGAAGATGAGCCGGATGAGCTGCACAGTGACCACGACGGGGCCCGAGGCCCCTTCCGAGGTCAGTGCGAGGACGGTGTCCAGCGCGCCGGGCGTGGTGGCGAGGTAGCCTTCGAAGTAAGAGATGCCCAGCCACTTCGTCAGCGGCCAAGCGCTCGCGGCGCAGCCGCCGATGAGGACGAGGATGAAGACGACGGTCGCGGGCAGCTGCTTCGCGAACAGCTTGAGTGCGGCGACGGAAAGGCCGCCACCACACATCCAGCCGATGGCCATGAATGCCATATACCTCACGGCGTTGGGCGGGGTGTAGTCGGCGTGGGGGAGCAGCAAGCCGATGATGACCATGAGGACCAGCGGGCCGAAGACGGATGGGGTGGGGATTTTGAAGAAGCGCCCGAACCTTTCGCCGAAGGCTGCGATGAGCAACACGAGCACCAGTGACCACCAGGTCTTCGAATAAGGCGAGGCGGTGAGCGCTGGGTCCACGTGAGGGGCGAAGAGGTGGGTGATGAGCGGCAGAGAAACGGAGACGGCTAGCAGCCGAAGGTACTGAGACAAAGCCACGTAGCGAAAATCCGCGCCGACCTCTTTGGCGAGGAAAGGCATGACGGAGGCGCCGCCTGCGAGCATCGAGAGGATGCCTGTCTCCTTGGAGATCTCCTTTTGGGAGTGCGCGAGCAGGAGGCCGCCGCCGAGGCCTATGCCTACCGTCACTAGAGAGGTGAAGATGCCAGGCAGAATGAAGCGGGCGATATCTGACAACGACGCACTGATCAGCGGCATGCCTGCGAGGACGCCGATGAAGCCGCGGCAGAAGTTGAAGAAGTGCCGGTTAAGGTGCAGCTCTTCTGACTTCACAACGGCAACGGTCGCGGAGACGAGGATGCCAGCGAGAATCCACCCGGCCGGGACGCCCAGGTAATCAAACAGGAGGCCGACAAGCGTCGAGGTCACGGCAACGCCGACCCAAACCTTGGCGGTGTGCTTTTCGACGTTTCTCAGCCAGTCCATCCCCGCTGCCCCTCCAGATCCTCGCGCACGGTGTTTCCTCTTCGAAGTCAACCTTAGACCTTGACCTCGATTGATCTGGAACGGAAGTTCCTAAACGCGGTGGGGAGCCGCTACAGTTCACATACAGGAACAATAGCCTTGATGGAGGATACTCAAATGGGAATGACTAGCATGGGGATCCTCTTCGTCGGCGCTGGTGTCGCAGGCTGGATCGATGCGGTAATCGGCGGGGGAGGTCTCATCCTTATCCCGCTCATCATGGCGGTGCTCCCGTCCTTGGCACCGGCTGTCGCGCTGGCCACGAACAAGGTAGCGGCATTTTCTGGAACAGCCTCGGCAACTGCCACCTTGCTGAAGAAGGTAGGGGCAAACAAGAAGCAGGCGGCGCTATACGTTCCGGTCGCACTCGTGTGCTCCGGACTCGGCGCATACTTCGCCTCACACATTAACAAAGAGGTCATGCGGCCGATCGTGATCGTGCTGCTGCTTTTCGCCGGCACGTTCGTCGCGCTGCGGCCGGAGTTCGGTCAAAACCAGGCCAAGGGCACGGTGGTGTCACCGGCACGGAAGCTCGGCGCCATCGCGCTGGTGGCGTGTATCGCCATGTACGACGGCATCTTCGGTCCCGGTACCGGCATGTTCCTCATCATGGGCTTTACCGCGATCCTTGCTCAGGATTTTCTCTCCTCCGCCGTGCTGTCCAAAGTGGTTAACTCCTCGACCAACTTCGGTGCGTTGGTCGTGTTCATCATCGGTGGACATGTCCTATGGAAGCTTGCCATCGCGTTGGCTGTGGCTAACATCATCGGCGCCCAGTTGGGCGCGCGCACCGTCATCGCCGGCGGAGCGAAGCTCCTGCGCATAGCGCTGCTGACTCTGGTCGTGGTGATGAGCGCCTACCTCACATGGCAGCAGTTCGCTGCGTAACTGCTTCTCGGCCTCACCCACGGCGAAGGCCTAAGGCTTAGGCAAGACCGCCTAACTTGCGGCTAGGACCGGTGGCCGGGTGATCGCCGCGGTCGAAAGCATCAGGTCAGCCCATGGCCCCTTGGGCAGGGTCACGAACTGAGAGCCGTCGCCCGTCGTCCACGTGTCGGTCCCGTTGGGGTGCATGATTACCTGGACCTCACCTGAAGTCTTGAGGTTGTGGTGGTGCCGGCACAGGAGGTGAAGATTATCGGCCGTCGTCGTTCCCCCTTTGCCAAAGGGGATGACATGGTCTACGTCGCACTCGCCGGCGTCCACCGTGCATCCGGGGTAACGGCAGTGCCCGTCGCGGCCAGTGACGAGGGCGCGCAGTCGCTCCGGGATGCCGTATCGTTCGGTGGACTCGGCTTCGGACAGTACCCTGCGGCTTAGTACCTTGGCCCGGGATAACTCCTCCGGAGGCAGCCATCCGCCACCGGCCGCATAGATAAGCCCGCTGGGGTCTTGGAAGAGATTGAGGTGGACCCTGGGTGGCTTCTCGCCGCCGAGGAGGCTGAGCATGGCTCGGGCAAAATCCACCTTCTTCTTTCTCATCACGGACAGTATCTGCTCGTAGAGCTGGGCGCCTTCGAGCTGGGGGAGACACAGCGTGAATCGATAGTTGTTCTCGGAATCGACGCGCGCGCTCGCCCGCGGAACGGCCGCCACGTGCTCCTTCGCGTCAAGACCAAGCGCGTCGACGATCTTGTCTAGCCGTTTACTCAGAGCGGGTGCCTGCACGAGCTCCTGGTCGCTTACACCCGGTGTGAGCACCGCCGAGAGGTGTTCGTCGACAAGCAAAAGCTCATCGGAGGTGAGCCTTTTCAGACGCGTTCCCAAGGTCGTGATGCGGAATTCATCGAGGTGAGCGTGGGTGCGTGCGGCCCGCAGACATCGTGGAAGGCGATGCAAGACGCTCAGGCCAGTTACCAAACCGCGAACCTGCTGCCGGGATTGGGACAGCTGCCTAGCCATCGCGATGACGATATCGTCGATTGACTTGCCTCCCGAAATTCCCTCGATGACCAGCGGCAATAAGAGATCAAGGATCTCGAGGTTGCGCTGCCTGCGGAAACGTGCGGCTGGGCTGGGGTCGTGGGTCATGCGGAAACTGGTGGTCATGGGGTTACCTTTCGCAAGCGGTGGATTTATCAGGCAGGAGCCTAGATCTCACCCCCCACAGCGTCGACCGCCTCGTCAAAAACAACCGGAAATCTGTGGATAACTTCCTTGTCGACGGATTTATCCACAGATTTCGCGCCTCGTTCGCGGTCCGACTTGCGCCGCTTCGAGATTCCGGTAATGTTTTTCGCTTTTCGACGACTATGGCTCGCAGCCCCCAATCGCGCCGCTGAAACAAGTGGAGCTATTTCGACAATCGACGGTTCGTTTTGGCAGTCGCCACCGCGGTTGTGGGGTCCTCCGGCCATGGGTGCTTCGGGTAGCGGCCGCGCATCTCGGCGCGAACCCCGTGGTACGGACCCGCCCAGAAGCTAGCGAGGTCGTCGGTGACAGCCAGCGGCCGTCCAGCCGGGGAGAGCAGGTGGAACTGCACGGGCTTCCCGCAGATAACCGGCGAGGACTCGAGGCCGAAGCACTCCTGCAGCTTGACTCGGACAACTGGGCGCTCGCCCGAATAATCGATGGCGACGCTTCGCCCCGACGGGACCTCGAGTCTCTCGGGGGTGAGCTCCCCAAGCCGTGCGGCCTCCGGCCACGGAAGGAGCCTCTGGAGGGCGGGGTACATGTCGATGCCTGAGGCAGCCTTCCCTTGGGCGAGGGCGTCGAGCTCCGGTCCGAGCCAAAGCAGGGGATCGACGCTCTCGACGTCCGGCCAGGGATCGCCCTCGGCCTCGTGCAAGAGCCGGAGTCGGTCGAGAAGGCCCTGAGCCTTCTCAGAGAAGACGAAAAGGCCGAGTCCCTCTTCGCTGATCGCCTTAGCGAGCGCTTGCTTTGCGACGTCGCCGCCTACGGCGCAGGGAATGGAAGACAGGACGATGGCCCCCGCCTTTTTCGTGAGCGTCCCGCGTACGCGACCGTCGACGAGCGAGGTCTTGACCTCCTCCTTGACACCAAGGATTGCCAGCGCCTGCTCCTCGTCGATAACTGCGGCTGCGCGCACGCGTGGGGTGCCGATGTTACCGAGCGAGACGTCGGCGACCGCGATCCACTCCGCGTGGAAGTCGGGTGCGAGCACTCTGGTGCCGCTGGCGAGCTGGTAGTCCTTGCCCATGTTGCGCGCAATGAGAGAGGGGAAGGCAAGGCCGACTACGGTGCCGGTCGCGACCTTTCCGCGGTCCGTCGACAGCTTCTTCAGCCGCGCGATCTCCCTGCGTACGCGCGGCAGCGCGGTAAGCCGAGGTAGTTCTCGGTCGACGTCGCCACGGACATCCTCGCCCAAGGATGCGATGACCGGTGCTGCCTGGGAACCAGCCTCCAGAAGCGCCCTGCCCAAGCGTGGATCCGTGGGGAGTGCAACGAGCTTCTTCCCGATGGTGGTGAGACCGTGCTCGTCCACCGCGCCCAATTGCTCGAGAGTCGCCTGAGCCTGCTCCACAGTCCGAGCTGGTGGGGCATCAAGCAGCGGGAATGAGTCAAAGCTTCCGCCCCAGGCACTCACGAAGAGGCTCGCTTGGGTGAGGTCGGCACTGGCGATCTCAGGCGAGATGGCGGCGCGGAAGTGCTGGAAGTCCGAGGCCGAGTAGCAACGGACCACCGTGCCGGGTCCCTCGCGGCCAGCTCGGCCCGCGCGCTGTTCCACCGAGGACTGACTCGTGCTGATAGTCACGAGTCCCGTCATGCCGCGCAGGTTGTCGCGCTTGGGCACACGGGAGAGTCCCGAGTCAACGACCGTGCGCACGCCGGGGACGGTGATCGAGCTTTCCGCGATGGACGTGGCCACGACGATGCGTTGGGAATCCGCCCGCAGAGCTGCGTCCTGCTCGGGCGAGCTCAACGAACCGTGGAGGGGATAGACCTCAATGCCGTGTGGAAGCCTCGGGTCGCACTCGAGAGCTTCCACCACGATCCGGACCTCCCGCACGCCGGGGACGAAGACGAGCACGGAGTCCGAGGAAGCGACCGCCGCCTCCCGCGAAGCACGAGCGAGCTCCGAGAGGAAGCCCCGGGAGCATTCGGCGCGTCCGGCGATCGGGGCGTAGCTCACCTCCAGCGGGTAGATGGGCGAGGTGATGGTGACCACGTCGCCGCCTATGAGCGCCGCAAAGCGGGAAGACTCCACCGTCGCCGACATGGCCACCAGCCGAAGGTCGTCGCGAAGCTCGCGCAACTCGACCAGCATGCCAAGCACGATGTCGGTGTCCAGCTGGCGCTCGTGGACCTCGTCGACGATGACCGCGTCGACTCCGGAGAGCTCGGGATCGTGAAGCATCCTGCGAAGGAGCACGCCAGGGGTGAGGAACTCGACGCGTGAGGAGGGGGTCTGCTCGCCGCGAATCGTGAATCCAACCCCCGGCACCGTGGGTGCTAGGTGGTGCAGCCGATGCGCTGCGGCGCGCACAGCGACCCTGCGGGGAGCGACGCAGATGACTTTGCCCGAGACCTCGTTGGCTAGAAGCGGCGGGAGGAAGGTGGTCTTGCCGGTGCCGGGTGGCGCCTGGACCACGACCGCGCCGGGCGCGCCCTCGCCGAAGATGGCCTCGCGGAGCTCATCCTCATGCCCCGCTACCGGCAGGCCGCGGCCGATCTCGGCG
This is a stretch of genomic DNA from Corynebacterium vitaeruminis DSM 20294. It encodes these proteins:
- a CDS encoding ROK family protein: MQKTATAASTPAFARPTTPAAVCMHITRLRQPVTRSTLVELSGKSQPTVTRAVTALIDAKLVRERPDLSTPSGPGRPTIPIELDQSPWVQVGIAVGTKSTYIGAYNTRGQALREQFVEVSPAHMSPSDFVGAIAPHVQALSQATNLPLASIGMATSGHVSREGLVTASNLGWERIDIGSHLRSRFSAPLTITSVITAIAGAEQQLQSPEKTNTVLLFYVDDSNGAAVLTPEGVVRLDVANTDSQTTLGSIAVALAKETTPSTIVLAGSAFANPKDARSVALAIKSSRNRDVELRVIPTHLDNARAAARAVALDRLINDPLGLSKRMESVLENA
- a CDS encoding DUF1304 domain-containing protein; this translates as MTAAFTITAALAAALHVFIFYLESFAWTTKARGVFGSSEQEAENTKEMAFNQGFYNLFLALITFAGIALLAAQHAAGIALIAAGTGSMLAAAAVLFATSPDKRQAAAKQGALPLLTLVLLAVAAF
- a CDS encoding AbrB family transcriptional regulator → MDWLRNVEKHTAKVWVGVAVTSTLVGLLFDYLGVPAGWILAGILVSATVAVVKSEELHLNRHFFNFCRGFIGVLAGMPLISASLSDIARFILPGIFTSLVTVGIGLGGGLLLAHSQKEISKETGILSMLAGGASVMPFLAKEVGADFRYVALSQYLRLLAVSVSLPLITHLFAPHVDPALTASPYSKTWWSLVLVLLIAAFGERFGRFFKIPTPSVFGPLVLMVIIGLLLPHADYTPPNAVRYMAFMAIGWMCGGGLSVAALKLFAKQLPATVVFILVLIGGCAASAWPLTKWLGISYFEGYLATTPGALDTVLALTSEGASGPVVVTVQLIRLIFVLLLAGYVPALLRLLARRRA
- a CDS encoding DUF885 domain-containing protein, with the protein product MTQGSTSPRTPSLLDASCESYILDLAELSPTQATAWGIAGYDGELQDYSPEYFDAVAERTREMIADVDALNDGTDCCDDDDDFDDVDVVTAKVLRDRLCLELSMHHHGEDIRELNNLASPVQDIRDTFLLMPQDTDEDLDAIASRLSKVPAALTGYRESLRLAASLGKVAAERQVDAVVKQCRELAEPGSMLEKLGLDAGHAAVTQAKQAFGEMSEWLGDNLAAQAPRTDGVGRERYQRFSHHFVGVSVDLDEAYAWGLDRLREIVGKQEAIASELYGAGTSVREAMTRLNDEPRYTIHGTAALREWMQETADQVIAQLDGTHFDIPEPVRDIEAMIDPAGTGGIFYTPPSDDFSRKGRMWWSVPKGQETFHTWQELTTVFHEGVPGHHLQCGQAITERENLNLWRRQACWNSGHGEGWALYAEQLMADIGFNDDPGTLMGLYDAQRLRAARVVLDIGVHLGKKTPEGSGCWDATYAKYFLRENTAMDEANLAFELDRYLGWPGQAPSYALGQRLWEELRDDALAQGLDLKQFHARALSYGSIPLSILREQVLA
- a CDS encoding TSUP family transporter; the encoded protein is MGMTSMGILFVGAGVAGWIDAVIGGGGLILIPLIMAVLPSLAPAVALATNKVAAFSGTASATATLLKKVGANKKQAALYVPVALVCSGLGAYFASHINKEVMRPIVIVLLLFAGTFVALRPEFGQNQAKGTVVSPARKLGAIALVACIAMYDGIFGPGTGMFLIMGFTAILAQDFLSSAVLSKVVNSSTNFGALVVFIIGGHVLWKLAIALAVANIIGAQLGARTVIAGGAKLLRIALLTLVVVMSAYLTWQQFAA
- a CDS encoding MarR family winged helix-turn-helix transcriptional regulator encodes the protein MTDELQLENHVCFQLYTGSRLMQRMYRPYFDEWGITYAQYLVLVCLWKEDGQTIGQLSDPLDLDSGTLSPLLKRMEVHDLVTREHDPSDFRKVHFSLTRKGKALEAKAKAMRAEIRDQLGLDADDIAALHRIMAKINPSLTPSDEPAA
- a CDS encoding TIGR00730 family Rossman fold protein: MNDTPPVEGLKARPMTAADREIRASALFRNLNRVAPTVTWEEIDGPRWASYVGFDVARGDTGLVLEAAGPGEQPLPVGSIWAGFHKGLGYVSDEVPEVVLNVVPEWQGRGLGGWLLEEVANHGRENGWHGLSLSVENGHPARRLYGRHDFVAQDQNGTMLRKLSPIVRSVAVYCGSAVGERHEFAEAARALGTALAQQGIALVYGGGDVGLMGIVADACLAAGGEVVGVMPRDLVDLEIAHSGLTQLEVTGSMSERKKRMEDLADAYVALPGGMGTLEELFQVLVRQQLGPYTGPVALMNVEGYWSPMLKALRSMSEEGFVPERYLDALVVASTPQELFDGFASWSYPGLKWKR
- a CDS encoding HNH endonuclease signature motif containing protein, with the translated sequence MTTSFRMTHDPSPAARFRRQRNLEILDLLLPLVIEGISGGKSIDDIVIAMARQLSQSRQQVRGLVTGLSVLHRLPRCLRAARTHAHLDEFRITTLGTRLKRLTSDELLLVDEHLSAVLTPGVSDQELVQAPALSKRLDKIVDALGLDAKEHVAAVPRASARVDSENNYRFTLCLPQLEGAQLYEQILSVMRKKKVDFARAMLSLLGGEKPPRVHLNLFQDPSGLIYAAGGGWLPPEELSRAKVLSRRVLSEAESTERYGIPERLRALVTGRDGHCRYPGCTVDAGECDVDHVIPFGKGGTTTADNLHLLCRHHHNLKTSGEVQVIMHPNGTDTWTTGDGSQFVTLPKGPWADLMLSTAAITRPPVLAAS
- the hrpB gene encoding ATP-dependent helicase HrpB produces the protein MTRELFDLAEIGRGLPVAGHEDELREAIFGEGAPGAVVVQAPPGTGKTTFLPPLLANEVSGKVICVAPRRVAVRAAAHRLHHLAPTVPGVGFTIRGEQTPSSRVEFLTPGVLLRRMLHDPELSGVDAVIVDEVHERQLDTDIVLGMLVELRELRDDLRLVAMSATVESSRFAALIGGDVVTITSPIYPLEVSYAPIAGRAECSRGFLSELARASREAAVASSDSVLVFVPGVREVRIVVEALECDPRLPHGIEVYPLHGSLSSPEQDAALRADSQRIVVATSIAESSITVPGVRTVVDSGLSRVPKRDNLRGMTGLVTISTSQSSVEQRAGRAGREGPGTVVRCYSASDFQHFRAAISPEIASADLTQASLFVSAWGGSFDSFPLLDAPPARTVEQAQATLEQLGAVDEHGLTTIGKKLVALPTDPRLGRALLEAGSQAAPVIASLGEDVRGDVDRELPRLTALPRVRREIARLKKLSTDRGKVATGTVVGLAFPSLIARNMGKDYQLASGTRVLAPDFHAEWIAVADVSLGNIGTPRVRAAAVIDEEQALAILGVKEEVKTSLVDGRVRGTLTKKAGAIVLSSIPCAVGGDVAKQALAKAISEEGLGLFVFSEKAQGLLDRLRLLHEAEGDPWPDVESVDPLLWLGPELDALAQGKAASGIDMYPALQRLLPWPEAARLGELTPERLEVPSGRSVAIDYSGERPVVRVKLQECFGLESSPVICGKPVQFHLLSPAGRPLAVTDDLASFWAGPYHGVRAEMRGRYPKHPWPEDPTTAVATAKTNRRLSK